The following coding sequences are from one Lolium rigidum isolate FL_2022 chromosome 6, APGP_CSIRO_Lrig_0.1, whole genome shotgun sequence window:
- the LOC124659725 gene encoding uncharacterized protein LOC124659725, with the protein MGRGEGEKESKRRRGRSSKRSPSPSSTSSTSHSPEPRSRSSSKRSRRHRRHHKSSSRGDDRRRHRRRHHSRSDSDDSDRVEEAQQIVRDILCEFPAIACELRQLLQMVDSGEGIDISGISDKPLVKRLKKLFRSLKLKESANGAYLLPPKTVPTLDVVGPALPGSAKLGDDQNDDVTSQGRQVPPPNFDVQNRDAIPPEDGGQVDRVEEAPVKRVIGPAMPSRELLAAAAEMTEALRCRDAELEADDGFLIGPPPPAMVAEAASANEAERFEEVTRILGADADALYDVLGINWKMSPENIKKRYWKLSLLVHPDKCPHPSAQEAFVKLNNAFKDLQDPQKRGAIDEKIKKKEEMEQFEVELKAMREAAEWRRLQGISLEGDEELLAVPKQPEAPPTRDEWMTTLPPERKAGVPMHSTTSFSMNGKEGRGDTSAWTDTPLDRAQKAQQNYLEAYDKAKAIADGYEEQVKASDASLVDKYNSSKRSVSLVQKHRESKKEKKKHKQREKEEWEENHPWKPWDREKDIAAGRQNVALDPENMTQGLSSRFSSGAVQRNFL; encoded by the coding sequence ATGGGAAGgggcgaaggggagaaggaatcaaAGCGCCGACGCGGCCGCAGCAGCAAGAGGTCCCCTTCCCCTTCCTCGACCTCCTCTACAAGCCACAGCCCTGAGCCCCGGAGTCGCAGCAGCAGCAAGAGGtctcgtcgccaccgccgtcacCACAAGAGCAGTTCCCGTGGCgacgaccgccgccgccaccggaggcGCCACCACTCGAGGTCGGACTCAGATGATTCAGATAGGGTGGAGGAGGCGCAGCAGATTGTCCGTGACATTCTCTGCGAATTCCCAGCAATCGCATGTGAGCTTCGTCAACTTCTCCAAATGGTAGATAGTGGTGAAGGCATTGATATATCTGGTATTTCTGACAAGCCATTGGTGAAGCGCCTGAAGAAACTTTTCAGATCACTGAAACTAAAAGAAAGTGCAAATGGAGCTTACTTGCTGCCACCAAAAACTGTTCCTACCCTTGATGTTGTTGGACCAGCATTACCAGGAAGTGCCAAACTTGGAGATGATCAAAATGATGATGTGACATCACAAGGGAGACAAGTACCGCCGCCTAACTTTGATGTACAAAATAGAGATGCTATCCCTCCTGAAGACGGAGGACAAGTTGATCGGGTAGAGGAGGCCCCTGTAAAGAGGGTAATTGGTCCTGCAATGCCTTCACGTGAATTACTAGCTGCAGCAGCTGAAATGACGGAGGCTCTTAGGTGCCGTGATGCTGAATTGGAAGCTGATGATGGTTTTCTTATAGGCCCTCCACCACCTGCCATGGTCGCTGAAGCTGCATCTGCAAATGAAGCCGAGCGATTCGAGGAGGTTACTCGAATATTGGGTGCTGATGCAGATGCACTCTATGATGTTCTGGGCATAAACTGGAAGATGTCACCTGAGAACATCAAGAAAAGGTATTGGAAGCTATCTCTTTTAGTGCATCCGGACAAGTGCCCTCATCCTTCAGCACAGGAGGCATTCGTCAAGTTGAACAATGCTTTCAAAGACTTGCAAGACCCTCAAAAGAGAGGCGCAATAGATGAGaagataaaaaagaaagaagaaatggaACAATTTGAGGTTGAGCTTAAAGCAATGCGCGAAGCTGCAGAATGGAGACGATTACAAGGTATATCTCTTGAAGGCGATGAGGAACTTTTGGCAGTTCCGAAACAACCAGAAGCACCACCAACCCGGGATGAATGGATGACTACGTTGCCACCTGAAAGAAAAGCTGGTGTACCAATGCATTCAACTACGTCATTTAGCATGAATGGTAAAGAAGGACGTGGTGACACAAGTGCATGGACAGATACTCCTCTTGATAGAGCCCAAAAAGCACAGCAAAACTACTTAGAAGCCTACGACAAAGCGAAGGCTATTGCTGATGGATATGAAGAACAGGTCAAAGCGTCAGATGCTTCTCTTGTAGATAAATACAACTCCTCCAAACGATCAGTATCTCTTGTGCAAAAGCATCGAGAGAgcaaaaaggagaaaaagaagcATAAGCAACGTGAGAAAGAAGAATGGGAGGAAAACCACCCATGGAAGCCATGGGATCGTGAGAAAGATATTGCTGCTGGGCGGCAAAATGTGGCTTTAGATCCAGAGAACATGACACAGGGATTGTCATCCCGTTTCTCATCTGGAGCTGTGCAGCGGAACTTCCTGTGA
- the LOC124663112 gene encoding something about silencing protein 10-like, translated as MKLRKLNQGADVYRLNKYRIAGTLESLKMLKARSNLEERLKEKGFNKTMWLKPEKLSNTRASNNRDLQTLDDFDDDVEKNNQVVRPRKLLVDGAKSNKNKLVSGDDDIPKRDDIGKKRQKHELRVLARVRGEDDELPQDGDHAGQKPDQSSDEDEFYKAVKRQRTEKLLRKQRAPIGKPLEEEIEGDGKRKISYQMEKNRGLSRSRNKKLKNPRQKYRAKHQKKVTARKGQVRSVKKPSGSYGGEMSGINPNVSRSTRLRG; from the exons ATGAAATTAAGAAAA TTAAATCAGGGCGCAGATGTATACAGGCTGAATAAATATAGAATTGCAGGTACACTTGAAAGCCTGAAAATGTTGAAAGCAAGATCAAATCTTGAAGAAAGGTTAAAAGAAAAAGGGTTCAATAAAACGATGTGGTTGAAGCCGGAGAAGTTGTCAAACACCAGGGCATCTAATAATAG AGATCTGCAAACACTGGATGACTTTGATGATGATGTGGAGAAAAATAATCAAGTGGTCAGACCTAGGAAGCTCTTGGTAGATGGAGCTAAATCAAATAAAAACAAG CTGGTTTCTGGCGATGATGACATTCCAAAACGTGATGATATTGGTAAAAAGCGACAAAAGCATGAGCTACGTGTTCTTGCAAGAGTAAGAGGTGAAGATGATGAGTTGCCACAAGATGGTGATCATGCTGGACAGAAACCTGACCAATCCAGTGATGAAGATGAATTCTACAAGGCTGTAAAAAGGCAAAGGACTGAAAAACTCTTGAGAAAACAAAG AGCTCCTATCGGTAAACCACTCGAGGAAGAGATTGAAGGAGATGGCAAGAGGAAGATCTCATACCAG ATGGAGAAGAACCGGGGTTTGAGTCGTTCTAGGAACAAGAAACTCAAGAATCCACGACAGAAATACAGG GCTAAGCATCAGAAAAAGGTCACTGCTCGGAAAGGTCAAGTGCGCAGCGTGAAGAAGCCTTCAGGTTCATATGGAGGTGAAATGTCAGGCATCAATCCAAATGTGAGTCGTAGCACTAGGCTCCGGGGTTGA
- the LOC124661916 gene encoding uncharacterized protein LOC124661916 has protein sequence MGGGMEVNRNRWIEEWGADRENLELKFRFTRRSLAIIGIFGLAVPILVYKGIVREFHMQDEDAGRPYRKFL, from the exons ATGGGCGGCGGCATGGAGGTGAACAGGAACCGGTGGATCGAGGAGTGGGGCGCCGACCGGGAGAACCTCGAGCTCAAGTTCCGCTTCACCCGCCGCAGCCTCGCCATCATCGGCATCTTCGGCCTCGCCGTCCCCATCCTCGTCTACAAGGGCATCGTTCGCGAATTC CATATGCAGGACGAGGACGCCGGCCGGCCCTACAGGAAGTTCCTGTGA